A window of the Pseudomonas furukawaii genome harbors these coding sequences:
- a CDS encoding CocE/NonD family hydrolase — translation MDVISEFPYRVREIEHCLIPLSDGTPLAARIWLPESAGPQRFPAILEYLPYRKRDGTALRDSLSHPWMAGQGYVCVRVDMRGSGESGGLLEDEYSLREQEDALEVIDWLCRQPWCDGRVGMMGISWGGINSLQLAARRPRALKAIITLCSSDDRYADDIHFKGGCLLLESLGWSATMLSFLAVPPDPLLLGEAWRQRWQERLEAMPALAGIWLEHQVRDDYWRQGSVCEDYGAIEAAVYAIGGWGDAYRNAVPRLLQHLPGPKKALVGPWIHKYPHIAVPAPAIGFLQEARRWWDHWLKGIDNGVMDEAPGTFYLQDVLPPRACYRERPGAWVRTAGWPDPQLRRRVFSLGEAGLVPERADLERPRRFCSPVTTGLHQGRYCAIWLGPDGPTDQRRDDAHSLCFDSAPLAEPLRLLGDARLDLCLSADRPCGHLVARLNAVAPDGQVTQLSYGALNLRLRDDLAEPTPVVPGEPMRVVLVLDQMGWRVPAGYRLRIALGTASFPLLWPAPELATLTLLPGPQRVELPAFEGEEVPCPFERPQGAVPEALEVLREPGPRRTLEEDVASGEVRVRIEDDLGARRFLDHGLWVDQRCTETYRALPWDPLSVRADIRWRSCTGRDDWRVEVDTRLQVQADARWFYLETEQVARLDSQEVHRAHWHQRVARFTA, via the coding sequence GTGCGCGAGATCGAGCATTGCCTGATCCCCTTGAGCGATGGCACCCCGCTCGCCGCGCGCATCTGGCTGCCGGAGTCGGCGGGGCCGCAGCGCTTTCCGGCGATCCTGGAGTACCTGCCGTACCGCAAGCGCGACGGCACCGCCCTGCGCGACAGCCTGAGCCACCCCTGGATGGCCGGGCAGGGATATGTGTGCGTGCGGGTGGACATGCGCGGGAGCGGCGAGTCCGGGGGGCTGCTGGAGGATGAGTACAGCCTGCGGGAGCAGGAGGACGCCCTGGAGGTCATCGACTGGCTGTGCCGGCAGCCCTGGTGCGATGGCCGGGTGGGGATGATGGGCATCTCCTGGGGTGGCATCAACAGCCTTCAGCTGGCCGCCCGCCGGCCCCGGGCGCTGAAGGCCATCATCACCCTCTGCTCGTCCGACGACCGCTACGCCGACGATATCCACTTCAAGGGCGGTTGCCTGTTGCTGGAGAGCCTCGGCTGGTCGGCCACCATGCTCAGCTTCCTCGCCGTGCCTCCCGACCCGCTCCTGCTGGGGGAGGCCTGGCGCCAGCGCTGGCAGGAGCGCCTGGAGGCCATGCCGGCGCTGGCCGGCATCTGGCTGGAACACCAGGTGCGCGATGACTACTGGCGCCAGGGCTCGGTGTGCGAGGACTACGGGGCGATCGAGGCGGCGGTCTACGCCATCGGCGGCTGGGGGGACGCCTACAGGAACGCCGTGCCGCGCCTGCTGCAGCACCTGCCCGGTCCGAAGAAGGCCCTGGTGGGTCCCTGGATCCACAAGTACCCGCATATCGCCGTGCCGGCCCCGGCCATCGGCTTCCTGCAGGAAGCCAGGCGCTGGTGGGACCACTGGCTGAAGGGCATCGACAACGGGGTGATGGACGAGGCCCCCGGCACCTTCTACCTGCAGGACGTGCTGCCGCCCCGAGCCTGTTACCGGGAGCGTCCCGGGGCCTGGGTCCGGACGGCCGGCTGGCCGGATCCGCAGCTCCGGCGCCGGGTGTTCTCCCTCGGCGAGGCCGGACTGGTGCCGGAACGCGCGGATCTGGAGCGGCCACGCCGCTTCTGCTCGCCGGTGACCACCGGGCTCCACCAGGGGCGTTACTGCGCCATCTGGCTCGGGCCCGACGGTCCCACCGACCAGCGCCGGGACGATGCCCACTCACTGTGCTTCGACTCGGCGCCACTGGCCGAACCCCTGCGCCTGCTGGGGGACGCGCGCCTGGACCTGTGCCTGAGCGCCGACCGTCCCTGTGGTCACCTGGTGGCGCGCCTCAATGCCGTCGCGCCCGACGGGCAGGTGACGCAACTGAGCTACGGCGCCCTCAACCTGCGCCTGCGCGACGACCTCGCCGAACCGACGCCGGTGGTGCCGGGCGAGCCGATGCGCGTCGTCCTCGTGCTGGATCAGATGGGCTGGCGGGTGCCCGCCGGGTATCGGCTGCGCATCGCCCTGGGCACGGCCAGCTTCCCCCTGCTCTGGCCCGCCCCGGAACTGGCGACCCTGACCCTGCTGCCGGGTCCGCAGCGGGTCGAGCTGCCGGCCTTCGAGGGGGAAGAGGTGCCCTGTCCCTTCGAGCGGCCCCAGGGCGCCGTGCCGGAAGCGCTGGAGGTGCTGCGCGAGCCGGGGCCGCGTCGGACACTGGAGGAGGACGTGGCCAGCGGGGAGGTGCGGGTGAGGATCGAGGACGACCTCGGCGCCCGGCGTTTCCTCGACCACGGCCTCTGGGTCGACCAGCGCTGCACCGAGACCTATCGGGCCCTGCCCTGGGATCCCCTTTCAGTGCGGGCGGATATCCGCTGGCGCTCCTGCACGGGCCGGGACGACTGGCGGGTGGAGGTGGACACTCGCCTGCAGGTGCAGGCCGATGCCCGCTGGTTCTACCTGGAGACTGAACAGGTGGCGCGACTGGACAGCCAGGAGGTGCATCGCGCCCACTGGCACCAGCGGGTAGCGCGATTCACGGCCTGA
- the mscL gene encoding large-conductance mechanosensitive channel protein MscL: MSLLSEFKAFAVKGNVVDMAVGIIIGAAFGKIVSSFVGDVIMPPIGLLIGGVDFTDLAITLKAAEGDIPAVVLSYGKFIQTVLDFVIVAFAIFMGIKVLNRLKREEAAAPEAPPAPTRDQELLTEIRDLLKSQRDKQQP, translated from the coding sequence ATGAGCCTGCTCAGTGAATTCAAAGCCTTCGCCGTCAAGGGCAACGTGGTCGACATGGCCGTGGGCATCATCATCGGTGCCGCCTTCGGCAAGATCGTCTCGTCCTTCGTCGGCGACGTGATCATGCCCCCCATCGGCCTGCTCATCGGGGGCGTGGACTTCACCGACCTGGCCATCACGCTCAAGGCCGCCGAAGGCGACATTCCCGCCGTGGTGCTGAGCTACGGCAAGTTCATCCAGACGGTGCTCGACTTCGTCATCGTCGCCTTCGCGATCTTCATGGGCATCAAGGTGCTGAACCGCCTCAAGCGGGAAGAAGCCGCCGCCCCGGAAGCGCCGCCGGCCCCCACCAGGGACCAGGAACTGCTGACCGAGATCCGCGACCTGCTCAAGTCCCAGCGGGACAAGCAGCAACCCTGA
- a CDS encoding nitrite/sulfite reductase: MYQYDDYDRALVLERVEQFRDQVARRLSGALSEEEFLPLRLQNGLYLQKHAYMLRVAIPYGTLSSRQMRCLARIAREHDRGYGHFTTRQNIQFNWITLAEVPDILRQLAEVEMHAIQTSGNCVRNITTEAFAGVAADELLDPRPLAEILRQWSTINPEFLFLPRKFKIALCAAEEDRAAVKMHDIGLYLYRDDDGEMRLRVLVGGGLGRTPILGQVIREGLHWRDLLSYVEAVLRVYNRHGRRDNKYKARIKILVKALGIDAFAREVETEWQHLRDGPAQLTEAEYQRVAASFTQPPYARLDDADLDFGSHLARDPAFARWAARSLQAHRMPGYAAVVLSTKPGPQAPPGDVTAEQMEAVADWAERFGFGEIRIAHEQNLVLPDVRKADLPALWELARAQGLATPNVGLLTDIIACPGGDYCALANAKSIPIAQAIQARFQDSVALQALGELSLNISGCMNACGHHHIGNIGILGVDKGGSEWYQVTVGGAQGMDSELGRVIGPSFSANEVPAVIERLVATFSDHRAPGERFIDTVRRIGLEPFKERVYAREEVPA; the protein is encoded by the coding sequence ATGTACCAATACGACGATTACGACCGCGCCCTGGTGCTGGAGCGCGTCGAACAGTTCCGCGACCAGGTGGCGCGGCGGCTGTCCGGCGCGCTGTCCGAGGAGGAGTTCCTGCCCCTGCGGCTGCAGAACGGCCTGTACCTGCAGAAACACGCCTACATGCTGCGGGTGGCCATTCCCTACGGCACCCTGTCGTCGCGGCAGATGCGCTGCCTGGCGCGCATCGCCCGGGAACACGACCGGGGCTACGGGCACTTCACCACGCGGCAGAATATCCAGTTCAACTGGATCACCCTGGCCGAGGTGCCGGATATCCTCCGGCAACTGGCCGAGGTGGAGATGCACGCCATCCAGACTTCCGGCAACTGCGTGCGCAACATCACCACCGAAGCCTTCGCCGGGGTGGCCGCCGATGAGCTGCTGGACCCGCGCCCGCTGGCGGAGATCCTGCGCCAGTGGTCCACCATCAACCCGGAATTCCTCTTCCTGCCGCGCAAGTTCAAGATCGCCCTCTGCGCCGCCGAGGAGGACCGGGCAGCGGTGAAGATGCACGACATCGGCCTCTATCTCTACCGCGACGACGACGGCGAGATGCGCCTGCGGGTGCTGGTGGGCGGTGGCCTGGGGCGCACGCCGATCCTCGGCCAGGTGATCCGCGAGGGCCTGCACTGGCGGGACCTGCTGTCCTATGTCGAGGCCGTGCTGCGGGTCTACAACCGCCATGGCCGGCGCGACAACAAGTACAAGGCGCGCATCAAGATCCTGGTGAAGGCGCTGGGCATCGACGCCTTCGCCCGCGAGGTGGAGACCGAGTGGCAGCACCTCAGGGACGGCCCCGCGCAACTCACCGAGGCAGAGTACCAGCGGGTGGCCGCCAGCTTCACCCAGCCGCCCTATGCGCGGCTGGACGACGCCGACCTCGACTTCGGCAGCCACCTGGCCCGCGATCCGGCGTTCGCCCGCTGGGCCGCCCGCAGCCTGCAGGCGCACCGGATGCCCGGCTACGCGGCCGTGGTGCTGTCCACCAAGCCCGGACCGCAAGCGCCGCCCGGTGACGTGACCGCCGAACAGATGGAGGCGGTGGCGGACTGGGCCGAGCGCTTCGGCTTCGGCGAGATCCGCATCGCCCACGAGCAGAACCTGGTGCTGCCGGACGTGCGCAAGGCCGATCTCCCTGCGCTCTGGGAACTCGCCCGGGCCCAGGGCCTGGCGACGCCGAACGTCGGCCTGCTCACCGACATCATCGCCTGCCCCGGCGGCGACTACTGCGCCCTGGCCAATGCCAAGTCCATTCCCATCGCCCAGGCCATCCAGGCGCGTTTCCAGGACTCTGTCGCCCTGCAGGCACTCGGTGAACTCAGCCTGAACATCTCCGGCTGCATGAACGCCTGCGGTCACCACCACATCGGCAACATCGGCATCCTCGGCGTGGATAAGGGCGGCAGCGAGTGGTACCAGGTCACGGTCGGCGGCGCCCAGGGCATGGACAGCGAACTGGGGCGGGTGATCGGCCCCTCCTTCAGCGCCAATGAGGTGCCGGCGGTGATCGAGCGGCTGGTGGCCACCTTCAGTGATCACCGGGCGCCGGGTGAGCGTTTCATCGACACGGTACGGCGCATCGGGCTGGAGCCCTTCAAGGAGCGGGTCTACGCCCGCGAGGAGGTCCCGGCATGA
- a CDS encoding DUF934 domain-containing protein: MKNLIKLVDGQARRVDDPWTLVREAGEGLPGGPLILPLDAWRERGGRDGLLLQPDDEVEALVGELPDALPLIALDFPSFRDGRGYSQAYLLRTRLGWRGELRAVGDVLRDQLAHMRQCGFDAFAVREDKCVEDALKGLAGVSVLYGRSAIEPRPLFRRR, from the coding sequence ATGAAGAACCTGATCAAGCTGGTGGACGGCCAGGCGCGCCGGGTGGACGACCCCTGGACGCTGGTGCGCGAGGCGGGCGAGGGCCTGCCCGGGGGGCCGCTGATCCTGCCCCTTGACGCCTGGCGTGAACGCGGTGGGCGCGATGGCCTGCTCCTGCAACCCGACGACGAGGTGGAAGCCCTGGTGGGCGAACTGCCCGATGCCCTGCCATTGATCGCCCTGGACTTCCCCAGCTTTCGCGATGGCCGTGGCTACAGCCAGGCCTATCTGCTGCGGACCCGCCTGGGCTGGCGCGGCGAACTGCGGGCGGTGGGGGATGTGCTGCGGGACCAGCTCGCCCATATGCGCCAGTGCGGCTTCGACGCCTTCGCCGTACGGGAGGACAAGTGCGTCGAGGACGCCCTCAAGGGATTGGCCGGGGTCAGTGTGCTCTACGGCCGATCCGCCATAGAGCCGAGGCCGCTGTTTCGTAGGCGCTAA
- a CDS encoding TerC family protein, which yields MEWIADPTAWLGLLTLIVLEIVLGIDNLVFIAILADKLPPEQRDRARLIGLSLALLMRLGLLASISWLVTLTTPLFEVFGKSFSGRDLIMLFGGVFLLFKATMELHERLEGRVHAQGGSRAYALFWPVVAQIVVLDAVFSLDAVITAVGMVEHLEVMMIAVVVSIGLMIVASKPLTAFVNAHPTVIMLCLGFLMMIGFSLTAEGLGFHIPKGYLYAAIGFSLLIEAANQLVRWRRKRHLQGSRNVRERTAHAVLRLLGGREVGSDEVGEEIADLVGGEDAGQVPFDRRERIMISGVLGLAERPIRTEMTHRGEVERIDLDDAPEAIRDALLRSPHSRLPVIRSGDIDEPLGYVHKKELLRELLQGQEPDIQQLLRVPPNLPESASVLSALEEMRRASTHVAFVVNEFGGFEGLLTMTDILETIAGELPDASEVDGLDIEPCDGGWKVSGAVTLNLLGERLGFSARPSEDYQTVAGLAMSLLDRLPAKGDALEVEGWKLEVIEVKERRVNRLLLTPRLQP from the coding sequence ATGGAATGGATAGCTGACCCAACGGCCTGGTTGGGCCTTCTCACCCTGATCGTCCTGGAGATCGTCCTCGGCATCGACAACCTGGTGTTCATCGCCATCCTGGCGGACAAGCTGCCGCCGGAGCAGCGCGACCGCGCGCGGCTGATCGGCCTGTCCCTGGCCCTGCTGATGCGCCTGGGCCTGCTGGCCAGCATCTCCTGGCTGGTGACCCTGACCACCCCGCTGTTCGAGGTGTTCGGCAAGAGCTTCTCCGGCCGTGACCTGATCATGCTCTTCGGTGGCGTGTTCCTGTTGTTCAAGGCCACCATGGAACTGCACGAACGCCTGGAGGGCCGCGTCCATGCCCAGGGTGGCAGCCGCGCCTACGCCCTGTTCTGGCCGGTGGTGGCGCAGATCGTGGTGCTGGACGCGGTGTTCTCCCTGGACGCCGTGATCACCGCTGTCGGCATGGTGGAGCACCTGGAGGTGATGATGATCGCCGTGGTGGTGTCCATCGGCCTGATGATCGTCGCCAGCAAGCCGCTGACCGCCTTCGTCAATGCCCATCCCACGGTGATCATGCTGTGCCTGGGCTTCCTGATGATGATCGGCTTCAGCCTCACCGCCGAAGGCCTGGGTTTCCATATCCCGAAAGGCTACCTCTACGCCGCCATCGGCTTCAGCCTGCTGATCGAGGCCGCCAACCAGCTGGTGCGCTGGCGCCGCAAGCGCCACCTGCAGGGCAGCCGCAACGTGCGTGAGCGCACCGCCCATGCCGTGCTGCGCCTGCTGGGCGGCCGCGAAGTGGGGAGCGATGAAGTGGGCGAGGAGATCGCCGACCTGGTGGGCGGGGAAGATGCCGGCCAGGTGCCCTTCGACCGGCGCGAGCGGATCATGATCAGCGGCGTGCTGGGCCTGGCCGAGCGCCCGATCCGCACGGAGATGACCCACCGCGGCGAGGTGGAGCGCATCGACCTGGACGATGCGCCCGAGGCCATCCGCGATGCCCTGCTGCGCTCGCCCCATTCGCGCCTGCCGGTGATCCGCAGCGGTGATATCGACGAGCCCCTGGGCTACGTGCACAAGAAGGAACTGCTGCGGGAGCTCTTGCAGGGGCAGGAGCCGGATATCCAGCAATTGCTGCGTGTTCCGCCCAACCTGCCGGAAAGCGCCTCGGTGCTCAGCGCCCTGGAGGAAATGCGCAGGGCCTCCACCCACGTGGCCTTCGTGGTCAACGAGTTCGGCGGCTTCGAGGGCCTGCTGACCATGACCGACATCCTCGAGACCATTGCCGGTGAACTGCCGGACGCCAGTGAAGTGGATGGCCTGGACATCGAGCCTTGCGACGGTGGCTGGAAGGTCAGCGGCGCGGTGACCCTGAACCTGCTGGGCGAGCGCCTCGGCTTCAGCGCCCGGCCGAGCGAGGATTACCAGACCGTGGCCGGCCTGGCCATGAGCCTGCTGGACCGCCTGCCGGCCAAGGGAGACGCCCTGGAGGTGGAAGGCTGGAAGCTGGAGGTGATCGAGGTGAAGGAGCGGCGGGTCAACCGGCTGCTGCTGACGCCGAGGCTCCAACCGTAG
- a CDS encoding YdcH family protein, whose translation MPLEHHPLNREFPEYRDAMRALLQSDAQFARLAGEYQELDSRIYQVEDGTQALDDGALHNLKMQRVALKDEIARLLKGSKG comes from the coding sequence ATGCCACTGGAACATCACCCGCTGAACCGTGAATTCCCGGAATACAGGGACGCCATGCGTGCCCTGTTGCAGAGCGACGCGCAATTCGCCCGGCTGGCGGGGGAATACCAGGAACTGGATTCGCGCATCTACCAAGTCGAGGACGGCACCCAGGCACTGGACGACGGGGCCTTGCACAACCTGAAGATGCAGCGGGTCGCGCTGAAGGACGAGATCGCCCGCCTGCTCAAGGGGAGCAAGGGCTGA